Within Gracilinanus agilis isolate LMUSP501 unplaced genomic scaffold, AgileGrace unplaced_scaffold47725, whole genome shotgun sequence, the genomic segment ATATTATaacattatgtataatatatttataatataataaactaataaaaataaattaaaattttaaatttaatttaaaaaatttaaataaaattaaataattaaatttattttcatcttccttGGTGGTATATCAATCACCCTTTTCATCCTTAATAGTAGTGCTTCTTTTTCTAAATCATATTAactaatggtttatctattttgttgattttttcataaCTGActcctatttatttattaatttttcattggttttcttacattcaattttattgctctcacctttaatttttaggatttctaatttggtatttatgaggatttttaatttcttccttctctagtttttgtattcccaattctttgatcttttctttctttattttagtaATATAAACAttcagagatatacatttttctcttaattactgcttttttttaatatcccataggttttgttGTCTCATTAtcaatctcattaatgaaattattgtttgtatgatttgttctttttttttttttaaacccttaacttctgtgcattggctcctcagtggaagagcagcaagggtgggcaatgggggtcaagtgacttgcccagggtcacacagctgggaagtgtctgaggccagatctgaacccaggacctcctgtctctagtaaATTTAGTAGTCTCTAATAAATTTTTGCCACATTATGTTATTTTGATGGTAGctccataatatttttttttcatttttaaagttatctatCTTTACTGCTAAACAGACACttcaaatacatataaaacagatggtatttaaagaacaatttcaaTGTAACAGCAGCAAAAATATTTGGTTATGTTATTCTCATGTTTTATTAACATTATAATAAAATACCATAAGTTAAGTAATAATGTTAAGTAGCCTGGTTAACAAACAACTTTTCAAGGCTCACCTTAAATATAAACAGGTTGTCTGTAGGCAGTGGGGAGGAAAATTCTTCCTAGAATATTTTGTTTCGTGTTCTTCTACCAGATGCTCTCTTGGCCCTAGTTAAAGCCAACCAGATAATGGTGTTTCCACGATCCTACTTAAGAAAGTGCTGACTGAATATGCTAAAGAAGTTCCCATATTACATCCCAAAATATGCCATATCTTAAAGCAATAGGAGCTACTTGAATCttggagttttaattttttttaaacattaattttttaagatttggGGAACTTGAATGCAATATATTATCCAAGGAAATTTCAATATCTAGTTCATTTTGCACTAACTTAGCTCTCCTAATAAGCTACAATGTTTTGCATCACTTGGGAAACAGTAAAATCTCcatgaaaaaaaatccaatttttaaaacatcatgATTGTATCTGACATGTGCTGCTTTTTAGAACCACATACCcccaaatgatttttaaacataaataacCTTAATGTGAGGTATCCAGGTCTATAAAACATCATCAGCATGAAGACAGCATCTTTCTTCCTAAGGTTTAGGTTTGGCCCAGTATTCCTGAAACATGGAATACAGCATACCAACAGTCATTGCTCCTACTACAAAGCCTTGAGCTCCCACACGCATGCAAATCAGGTGGATAGACATTTTAGTATTCCCTCTGTTCTTCAATCTGTATAATCCATATGCAACAATAGCTGCAAAACCTGCTATTCCAATTGGGACAAATGGTGCCTCCTTAGCTTTTCTGGCATGTTTTGATCCCAAAGTCTCATCATAAGTCAAAAGAGAAACATCACTATCAGATAACATAGTCGTTGGTTGAAGTAAGAGACTTCTCAGAACAGTAGGATGCCAATTCACCTTTTACGAGAAGCCACAGTGTTTTTTCAGCTCcataatattaaaattgttttttcttatgGTTTATTGCATTTTCTCCATAACTTGGGAGGTATAGAACTTACCTatgatgttctttttttatttttttcattcatctttttattttttagaaaatttttccatggttacatgattcactttttttctctcccctcaaaGCACCCCTCGCCAGCCCACTCATAGCCAATGTGCatctccactgggttttacatgtgtcattgatcaagacctatttccatattattgatagttgcactagggtggtcttttagtctacatcccaaatcatatccccatcatcccatgagttcaagcagttgtttcttctgtttctactcccacagttcttcttctgaaagtgggtagtgttctttctcgtaagtccctcagagttgtcctgggtcattgcattgctgctagtacagaagtccattacatttgattttaccacagtgtatcagtctctgtgtataacattctcctggttctgctcctttcactctgcaacaatttctgcaggtcattccagttcacatggaattcctccagttcattcctttgagcacaatagtattccatcaccagcagataccacaatttgttcagccgttctcCAGTTCAaaggcatatcctcattttccagttttttgccactacaatgagtgcagctataaatatttttgtccatgtctttttccctatgatctctttggggtataaacccagcagtggtatggctggatcaaagggcaggcagcctttaaagccctttgggcatagttgcaaattgccatccagaatggttggatcaattcacaacttcaccagcaatgtattagtgtcccaatttgcactttttcatgtgcttattgatagttttggtttctttatctggaaattgcctattcatgtcccttgcccatttatcagttggggaatggcttgatttttttatacaattgctttaggtccttatatatttgagtaattagacctctgtcagagttttttgctataaatatttttcccaatttgttgattcccttctaattttcattgcattggttttgtttgtatgaaacctttttaatttactgttatcaaaattatttattttacattttgtaattttttgactcttgcttgattttaaattctttcctttcccagagatatgacaagtatacgattctgtgtttgcctaaacttatagtttccttctttatattcaagtcattcacccattctgaatttatcttggtgtagggtgtgagatgttgatctagacccaatctctcccatactgttttccaattttcccagcagtttttgtcaaatagtgaatttttgtccccaaaactgggttctttgggtttatcataaactgtcttgctgatgtcacttt encodes:
- the LOC123255518 gene encoding HIG1 domain family member 1A, mitochondrial-like; protein product: MLSDSDVSLLTYDETLGSKHARKAKEAPFVPIGIAGFAAIVAYGLYRLKNRGNTKMSIHLICMRVGAQGFVVGAMTVGMLYSMFQEYWAKPKP